In Iodobacter fluviatilis, the DNA window CACGAAGGCCCCTCATCTGCGGACAGCGGCGGCTGCGGAACTCGCTCGCAGGCTCGCTCAAACAGGCATCAAAGAAACCCCGCCCGCTTGTTCCTCGCTTCGGCGTGTTTCAAGGGGACTCAAAAAGCCCTGTGCAGAGAGAGTGGTCACTATGTTTTTTCGCTGTTTGCTAATGAACACTTAATTGGTTAGCTGATATGGGGTGAAACCCGCCAAATTAAGGTATAAGTCCGTGAAAAATGGCGGGTTTCACCCGCCCAACTAATCATCAATATTAATTGGAATAAAAAATGGCAGAAAATTTACTGATTCAAGGTAGTAGCAAAGAAGAGCTGTATCAAAACCTGATTCCGCAAGCTTTGGCTTTAATTGAAGGCGAGAGTGATTTGATTGCTGCAATGGCTAATGTCTGCGCCGCCATGCATCACACTTTTGGCTGGCTGTGGACTGGTTTTTATATTGTGAAGCAGCATGAGCTGGTACTTGGGCCATTTCAGGGGCCGATTGCCTGCACCCGCATTCAAAAAGGGCGTGGCGTTTGCGGTAGCGCTTGGGCTCAGGCGCAAACGCTGGTGGTGCCGGATGTGGACGCCTTTGCTGGGCATATCGCCTGCTCGTCACTTGCCCGCTCAGAAATTGTCTTGCCGCTGATTAATCGCGATGGTGTGGTGCTGGCGGTGTTGGATGTTGATTCGGCTGAGCTGGCGACGTTTGATGATATTGATGCCAGGTATCTGGCGCAGCTTTGTGAGGCTTTGGTGAAGCTTTTTTAAAGCAATGAGTGATTAGAAAATATATGGATTATAAAAAATAACCGCCTTATTTAGGGAAATGCCGTTCACTTAAGCCGTTTTGCTTGAGTTCCCCCCTTTGAAAAAGGGGGGCCAGGGGGGATTTGCAGTTGACGCTGAGCTTAAATAAGCAAAAAACCAAAGGAAAATCCCCCTCAATCCCCCTTTTACAAAGGGGGAAGCAAAACCAATACCTTAAGTGAACGGCATTAGCCTTATTCAGGGGCGGTTATTTTTTGTATTTAATATTGAATTTATCTTCTATTTGGATGTTTGTTTCCACCAAGCCATATAGCTATTGGCTAGGTTGCTATTGGAGACAGAGTGTTCAACTACAAAATTCCAGAAGTTGCCATCTGGGTAAAAAACTTTATAAGCCTTAAGATAAATGGTTTCAGTTCCTGTATTTAAACCTGAAGCAGAGAAAGCGGCTGCTGCATCGTTTTGGCTAATAATTTGAGTGCCACCTGTGCTAATTTTTGTGAAGATTATTGAGCCATTTGCGTCGATTTTAATATTTGAACTGGCATTGCCACAGTCTTCGATATATTCGAATGCTTGGCCCTTAATATCGCCAAAGGATAGGGCTGGGCTGCTATTTTCAAGCAAAACGTATTTTGCTTTTTTTTGTTCATCGCAGAGCATGATGGCGCGAAAATCCACTTTATGCTTCCAAGATCCTCGCCAATTGCTAATCGTTAAGTTGTCCAAAGCAACTGTGCCATTTAACGTTATTTGAGTATTTCCTAAAGATAATAAACCACTACTTAGTGTTGAGCTGTTAACTGTGGAGGTAAGCTCTTTGTTGCCGAATTGATGAACTTTATAAGAGCTTACAGGCCATTGATTGGCGGTGTTTGTTGGCGTTGGAGTTGGTACAGGAGTGGGGACAGGAGTTGGTATAGCAGTCGGTAT includes these proteins:
- a CDS encoding GAF domain-containing protein, whose translation is MAENLLIQGSSKEELYQNLIPQALALIEGESDLIAAMANVCAAMHHTFGWLWTGFYIVKQHELVLGPFQGPIACTRIQKGRGVCGSAWAQAQTLVVPDVDAFAGHIACSSLARSEIVLPLINRDGVVLAVLDVDSAELATFDDIDARYLAQLCEALVKLF